CTGTCCATGTAGCGGCGGTTTGCGGCCCAGTACCGGTCTCTGCCCCATGAATTAAAGGCCCCGTGATCGCCCGTTTCCAGTACGGTATTGAATACATCATTGTGCTCCAGCAGGTGCCCGCCAAATGCACCGTCGCCGATATTAAGGCCGGCGCGGGGCGTATTGTAAATGCTGTTATAACGTACCGTGATGGCAGCCGCCATTTCTATTTGTACACCGGTTGCCTGTTTTTCAATCCGCCCCAGGTCGTGCAACAGGTTATCCGATACCACACATTGCTGCGGATAATTCCCGGTAAGTGGTCCGGGCCTTTGATCCAGCTGATCATAGGGTACATAATCCTCATACCGGAACGAAGGCGAGCGCAGGGCTTTGGCATCCCCGATAAAGCTAACAGCATTGGCACCGATCCATGAAATATGACAGCCGCTGATGGTATCCCTTTTATTATAATTGCTGACCATGATCGCATTGCCACCAAGCCCCGTAAAATTGCAGTTTTTGATAATACAGTCTTCGGTGCCCTCCATCAACACCGCTCCCCCCCGGTAGATCGTCCAGTCGCTGCGCACCAGGGGTTCACGGGTTTCCATAAAACTACGTTCATTGTGTAAAAAATCCAAGCCTTCCAGGCGTACCCGGCGCAGGGGCTCTTCACGCGTGCCTTTTAATACGATGCTGTTCTTTAAGGCAGCCACTACGACGGCGGCCGCCTGTAACCGAAGGTCTTTGGGCGGATAGTAATACAATTCATTTTTTGAACGATCCAGGAACCATTCCCCGGGCGCATCCAGCTCTTCAACAATATTTTCTACAAACCGGTACTGCGGATGCATGGAGGCCGGACGGTTGTTCTGCCATCCGCCTTCCAACTCCAGGCTGCCGTCCTGCTTTACCCCGCTGATCCGGTAATGGAAGCCACCCCATTCATGCGCATGCAGGGCATGTACATATCCGCCAACAGGATTCTTCCACTGCCGGATCTTTTCCATACTGATCGCATCGGCACTGGTACCCTGAAACACCCGGGCAGCGCTGTCGTAATTGGGATAACGCGCCAATACCTGCAAGCGGTTATTGACATAGAGTTGTTCAAATACAGTACCGCCAGGCACGGTGGCCTTATAGATCCCATTGCCACAGGCTTCCCAGCGAAGCTGCAAAGGCTTTCCAGCACTGATGGTTACCGGCTCGTTGTGATAGCCGGTAATGGTAAGCGAAGCCGCCTCAAATGTAGCGGCGTCAATGGTAACGGTTTTATCCAGGTAATAAACACCTTCCCGGAGGAAAATGGTGATGGCATCTTTTCCCGCAGCCGCAACGGACAGGGCTTTTTCAAGGCTCCTGAGCGGGGCATGCAGCGTACCAGCATTCCGGTCGTTCCCGGTAGTAGCTACAAAGATCTTTGTTTGGGCAAACGCGGTCTGCAGCAGCCCCTGCAGTATGAGCAGTAAAAGGACTGCAGTTCTTTTTCTATGCATATGGTTCCCTGTTGTTACCTGCTATTGGTTTTAGAAATGAATCTTTCTTTTGAATGCGTACAGCCCAGAAGCCTTGTTTAAGCATTCATTATTCAGCAATGAAAGCATGTGTGTTCCATTGATCCGAATTCAACCCGGAGTCCTGTTGGCAGATTGATCATCCGGTGATTTTATGGATGCCGGTTACAATACGTTCTTTAATTTTATTACCAGTAATTCTCCAGGCAGTTCTCCCGGCTTAAACCCGGAAAGATCGATCCAGCAGTCTTTACCAGCATTCTTTACCTTAACTTCCTTATTATTGGCCAGCACTACGGCTGTCGTATTTGCCGGTACATTCAGGTCTTTGATCCGTAACCTGGGCTGGTAATCGGGCAGCATGCAGTACAGGTCGCGGCCCTTACGGGTAAAGAATAATTCAATATGTGCTGTATCTTTTTTGGGTGCTACCAGTGCTGCTGCACTATAACCCGCCATATAGCTTTTACCGCTTTTACCGGGAATGATTCCGGCGCTCCATTGCACCGGCCGGCTATACGCCTGCGTGCCATAGATCGCATCGCCGTTTACCTTTAACCAGTTGCCCATAGCGGTCAGCCGCTGCTGCATAATCACAGGTATCCGGCCGTCTGCTGTTGGCCCGATATCCAGCAACAGGTTTCCGCCCCTGGAAACGATGTCAACCAGCATCAGGATCAGCTCGCGTTCCGTTTTATAATCAGTTAATTTTTCGTTCCGGTTATAGCCATAGGAATGCCCGATGCCCTGGCTTTCTTCCCATACCCGACTGGCATCCATACCGCCGCCATATTCGGAAGTAGTATAGGTAGCCCCGGTATTCCGCTCGCGGGTATTGCTGCCCCAGCGGTCGTTTACCACAACATCTTTTGCAACCGGAGACTCGTTAAACAACCAGGCCAGGAGCTCCGGACTATGCCAGGCCGTATCCGGCAGGTCCCATTCGCCATCGGCAAAAATGAGCGATGGCTGGTATTTATTTACAAGATCTTTTAACTGTGGCAGCATATGCTCAGTTACATATCGCTTGCGATCCTTTTGCCAAAGCGGGTTATACCATTCGTACAGCGAATAATAGTAGCCCATTTTTAACCCGGCACCTTTTACCGCGCTGGTCAGATCTCCCAGCAGGTCGCGACGAGGCGTTCCGGTTACGGCGTTCCAGGAACGGCCCCAGCTGCGGTCGGCCTCCGCGCTGTTCCAAAGGCAGTATCCTTCATGATGTTTTGAAGTAAGCACCACATAACGGGCACCCGATGCTTTGAAAACATCGGCCCATTGCACAGGGTTAAACAGTTCCGCTTTAAACATCGGTTCAAAACGGGGGTAGTCAAAATCTGCCCCATAATTTTTAGTATGAAAGGGCATGAAGTTCTTGTTCTTTTCAGCCAGCCGGTACCAATACCATTCGGCATAGCTTTCCCCGCTATTGGGGATGACCGGCGCATAGGACGGCACGGCATACAGGCCCCAGTGAATAAAAATGCCGAATTTGTCTTGCCCGAACCACTCGGGTATCTTGCGGGTATTGAGCGAAGCCCAGTTTGGTTGATATGTCTGGGCAGCAATCGTGTAGCTTGCCAGAATCAGGCAAAAGAGCAGATACTTTTTTTTCACGTTCGTTTTGAATTTTTATGTTTATGAAGGTTTCTATAAATGTTTTTTTCCGCCTGAACATTTTTATCACGGCCCTCAAACGGTTTGTCCCTCCTGTATCCATTTACGGTAACCGGCAGGCGTTGTATGCTGAATCTGTTTAAAAAATTTATGAAAATTCGCCGTTGTATTATACCCGCATTCGTAGCAGATGGCGGAAATCGAATGTGTTTCATCCTGTAACAGTTCACAGGCATAACCGATCCGCAGTTCATTCAGGAAGCGGGTAAAGGGTTTATTGGTGCGGCTTTTAAAAAAACGACAGAATGAATTGGTGGTCATATGACAGAGATCCGCAACTTCCTTGAGCGAAATATCCCTCTTAAAGTTCTTTAACAGGTGCTGGTACACCGTAAAAATGCGCCCCGCATCCTTTTCATCGTAGCGGTTATTATACAAAACGGTGGCCAGGGCACTGAACTCTGCCGAAGCGGTAAGCAGATCGATTACCCTCAGGAAACTGATGATCTTTTCAATGCCTTCTGCTTCCGTGATTTTTGACAGCAATTTCACAGCCTTTTTACGGGTTTCACCGTGAAAAAGCATGCCTCTCCGCGATTTCTGGATCATTTGCCTGAACCGGTCGAGCGTGGCCGTTTCGTCTGTTAAATGGGAAAGAAAATCCGGATCAAAATAAATAGTGGTGGACTTTACAAAATCCAGTTCCGCATCGCTTCTCCAGATATGCGGCAGGTTGGGTGCCATCAGCACCAGGTCGTTTTTTTTGAAATTGGAAACCGAATCGCCTATGATCCGCGTGCCGAATCCTTCCTCCACCCATACCAGTTCGCATAAATGATGAAAATGAAACGGACCGTCAAACCTCGATTTGACTGTTTTTTTTACCTGGATCTTCCCGGCTTTTGAAAATATGATATCAACAAACTGTGGCTTCACGTTTCCAATAAATAATCAACTGCAAAATATCCGGAATGGCAACCTGGCTGCAACCGTTGTACCGGCATCGGATCCGCCATCCCTTACTCACCCATTTTTACAAAATTCGTTTCTCAAAAGTAGGCCTTCAACACGGTCCCGCCATACTTTTTCTTATCCGGTATATAAACTATTTTACCCTCATTCATCAAATGCATTACCCCAAAAATAGAGCTATCCAAATAAAAAAGCAGAAAGCCGGTGCATCCGTAACGGTTGCTTATCTTTCAGCCTGAAATCATCCGGTTTTCAAAATGAATGTAATATGAAAAAAATCCTTCTCCCTGTTGTTATAACAGCCTTGTTCATCTTTGGTGCCTGCAACAGCAGGAGACCGGCCCAAACAGAGACGGGCGCAGAAAATAACGAGCTTCCAGACGGAGCGGCAATTCCATTTACCAGGGCGACGCATTATTTCGTACGCAATGATTTCAGGGAAGGTCAACTGGAGGATTCCCGGATTACCACCAAGGCTCGCTTTGATTCGATTTTTGGAACGGCGGCTACAATGGGGCGCGACGGACAGCCCACCCCGATCGATTTTACAAAGCAGGACGTGATTGCTGTGATTGATTCTGTATCGGACAATGCGGTTTCGTATGAAAACCTTTCGCTTCGGAAAGACGGCGGCTACCTGGCGCTGTCATACGACCTAACCAAGGGTGCAAAACAATCGTTTAGCACCCGTCCTTTTTTATTACTGGTTATCGATAAAAAATATAAACAAACGGTTATTCCTGTTATAAAGAAATAACCGTTCGCCTATTGTTATTTTAAGCCTGAGATTATGGGGATACCAGTCCCTTATTGTATAGCTGCTGATGCAGGCCGAACATTTTTTCTTTAGGAAATTTCAGCACCTTCCGGTCATAGGTATACAATCCGTTTGTTTCAACTTCCACATCGGTGGTTTGTGTATAAACAGCTGCGGAAAGGCCTCTTTTGATAAGGTCCGGCATCCGGTTAATGAATTCTTCGTACTTATTATAAAGTTCGGTCTGATTTTTAAAACTCTGATAGCCCCAATTGCCACTCGACACCCAGGTATGTCCTTCCACCGGCAAACCCAGTCCGCCAAATTCACCCAGCACAAGGATCTGCTTATCTCCATAGATCTCCGGGTCTGGCATCATCGGTGCGGGGTAGCGATGCAGGTCCATAATATGACCGGGCAGTCCCTTAATATAGTTTCCTCCGCTTGCAGCATTTACCAGTCTGGAAGGATCGTAGGCTACGGTCCAGTCAACAATTTCCTTTGTTTTAAACTGTCCCCAGGCTTCGTTAAACGGCACCCAGCAAACAATACTGGGGTAGTTGTACAAATGATCCATAATGGCTTTCCATTCTTTTTTATGAATGGCTTCCGACTCGGGCGTGCGCGCTTTATCCAGCGGAAGACCTGAAATGAATCCCGGGTACTGATCCCATACATTTCCGCCCCTGTCGCCGCTGGGCATATCCTGCCAAACCAATACCCCCAGCTGGTCGCAGTATTGATACCAGCGCGCCGGCTCTACCTTTATATGTTTGCGGATCATGTTAAAACCCAGCGCTTTTGTTTGTTCCACATCAAATTTTAATGCCTCATCTGTTGGCGCTGTGTACAAACCATCCGGCCACCATCCCTGGTCCAGTGGCCCGTACTGAAACAGGAACTGGTTGTTGAGCATCATCCGCTGAATACCGTTTGCATCTTTGGTCATGGATATCTTACGCATTCCAAAATAGGAACCGGCTTCATCGATGGTTTTCCCTTTCCGTTTTATAGCCACTTTCAGGTCATACAAAAAAGGCGTTTGAGGCGACCATAGTTTGGGATCAGGAATTCGCAGCACCATATTCCCCCCGTCAGCCGAAGTTTGGCTTGCCACCGGTTTTGTGCCGTCCCAGGCCGATACAGAAACCTCATCACCGGGCTGAAGACCGGCAGTCTTCACCGAAACCTGCAGTTGCTGCTGATCAATATCCGGTATTTGCCGGGTAGCAACAATATAGGTTTCCGGTACATTTTCGAGCCATACGGTTTGCCAGATACCGGTAACCGGTGTATACCAGATACCGTGCGGATTTTTCACCTGCTTCCCGGCGGGCTGAGGGCCATCATCCGTGGGATCCCATACCCGTACTGCAACCGACTGACGGGCGCCCTTTTTAACCGCCGCAGTGATGTCGATTGAAAAAGGGTCGTATCCGCCTTCATGCTCCCCTACCCTGATCCCGTTTACATAGACCTGTGCCGCCCAGTCAACGGCGCCAAAATGTAACATCAGTTTTCCTTTACGCATGGAAGCCGGTACTTCTATCACCCGGTTGTACCATAGTACACTGTCCTTACCTACGGTTCGCCCAACGCCGCTCAGCGCCGATTCAATGGCATAAGGTACCAGGATATTGCCCTGGAACTGCGTTGGAATGACGTTGCTCCCGCTTCTGGGAATTACAGCATACTGCCACAGCCCGTTTAAATTTTTCCAGTTGTGATTGCGAACCAACTGGGGACGCGGATATTCTGGCAATGGGTTTGCGGCATTTACCTTTTCGGCCCAGGATGTTGTAATTTTTCCGCTAACAGGTTTCCATTGGGCGTTCAGGCCACTGGTTCCCATCACAGCGGCAAGTAGCAGGTAGAAAATTTTCTTTTTCACTTGTTGATTGTAGTTGTTTAAAATAATCGTTAATGCAGGTAATACGGCTATCGTATTCGGCAATCAATTCCTTCAAAAATACAACTCCGGGATTAAAAAACACCGGTCAGCCTGAATTGTGTGATAACATTTTTGGGGAGCGGCGTTTTTAAATAGCAAATGACAAATTTCAAATAACAAATAGCAAAAACTGGCGGGAAGGTTCGCTATGAGCCGACGATTTTTCCGGGCTTCAAAGCACCATCTGCTACAGCGGGTGTCCCAAATATTCCACACAAAGCTTTAAACCTTCCTGTCGGAAATATGACAACAGTACCCAATGTCAAATATAAAAATGAAGATGCCGTTACGGTTTAGAGATCATCCCGGGAGCAGATAGCGCGCTTCCCTGATGCCATGCGGGAATGTATAAGCCTAATGCAGCGTCAGCCATTTAAAAACTTCCCTGGTAATTAATAAAACATTATCGGCAAGATCATCCAGTGTGCAATAGCGGATGGCCTTTACAACACGGGACTTATCCCGTTGATCAACCAGGCACATCCTTAGCACATATGCACTATGGGAGGTCTCCGGTATCATTCCTGTTAATGAATAAAAAACCGTATCCGCCCGCTCTTTGTCCTGGCCAATAAAAAACTGGCAATAGGTAATATACCCGTTGGGCGTTTTCATGTCTACCACAATATAAAAACGGGTTTTATCCATACGTTTACACAGTAGTATTGATCATTTTAAAATAATAAACAGGGCCGCTTAAAAACAAAACCGTTAAAGCTGCTATGCGAAGGCCCTGACCGCATAGCAGCTTACGGCATTGCTATCGCAGCACAGAACGCTGCTGTTACCGGGCACCGCAGGCCGGGTGCTATACAAACCCTATGCAGCGGCCGGCCCGCTGCCTTCAGTTCAGGCCGGTAAACGGTCCGGGCTGCCAGCCGGTTGTCGCCGATCGGTTACAATACAATATTTTTTACCGTCGATCTCTTCGGTATGCCATACCCATTCTTTAATGTTAAAAGCGTTCGTTAAGGAAGAAAGATGCTGAATAGCGTCTCCGGTGAATGTTACCGGCAAATAATGGCGCGAATCTTTGTCAAAAAAACCAACCTTGTTTTCTTTCATTGCAGGTCTCATACGATTACATTATTTAAACATTAAAAAATATTGACGTTTAAATACAGTACCGCATTTTATTCGTACTGGGTGCCTTCACGGTCTGGTATTTAACATATACGTTCGATCTATTTAACAACCCGTAAAGAAAAAGGTTTAAAAAATCCGACCGAACTTTTATTACGGTTAGTCTTGCTGGGTCCAGGTAAGCCTGGAAACCGGGAATCCAAAATCCCGGGCTATGTGCAGATAATGTTCTTTTACAGCCGCGGGCATGGTCTTTTGCCGGGAGAGCAGCCACAGGTATTTCCTGCTTTTACCGCAAACAAGCGCATACTGGTAACCGGGATCGATGGCTATTACATTATAGCCTGCATAAAAAGGTCCGAAAAAAGAAACGACCAGACTTCCGGTATGCTCGTCACCTGTAAATTTTGCCCGGCCGGTCGATTGCTGCCATTTGGATTTATAGTAATCAAAGCCCCGGTTTACCACTTCTATGGTGCCGTCATCCCTGCTTGTATAGGTAGCGGTTACCAGGCTCAGGTGTTTCTCAAAATAGAAATCAAAACGGGCTATTTCAAACCAGCGCCCCAGGTACCGGTCTTTTTCAAAGCCGGCTACGGCCTTCACACCTTTAGGTATGGTCCGTCGTTTTATCACTGCGGCAATGGCTGCCCCCAGGGCTGCCAGTACCAGTCCCTTCATCCATTGTTTTTTTTGCATGCTTTTGTTTTTAACCGATTGCAGCATCCGCCCCCCAAATAAGGTCATTATTTCGTCTCAAAAGTTGTGCCTGGAATCATTATAAAGGGGCATTTGCGGTGTTGCGCTGTGTGCGCCAGGGCCGTTTAAAATATTCCGGTTGATTCCGGATACGCTGCTTATCCGGGAGAACCTGGTGTTTAATGTTTATTCATGCATCATTCTTTTTCAGGAAGCATAATGCCTGTTGCTTCGTTATGCAGTAACCGGAACATTGCCTGAATAAAAAACAGCGCTCCTCACTTGTGCAGAGCGCTGTTAAAAAACCGGTACAAATCCGGCTAATGTACGTTTAGCTGTTTAGATGCGTCTTTTTTCTCAAGGTTCACCACGCCGGTGGTGCCGCCGCCCTTCAGTGTCAACTCTACAGGGGCGTTGGTTTTCCAGGCACCGCGGGTAAAATCGGGGATATCCACGCTGGAAGAGCGTTTGGCAATGGATCGGCCGCTTAGCGGGAATATACAACTCCAGGCCACACCGTCATATACGTCCTGGTCAAGCGGCAGCCCGTTACGCAAACAGTCGATCAACCGCCAGTCCATCATAAAGTCCATACCGCCATGCCCCCCGATCTGTTTGGCAAGGTCGCCGATTTTCCGGACGATCTCGGGGGTATATTGGTCGTACAGTTTTTTGAGTTCTTCGCTGCTGATCCATTCATGACCGAAAGCGATGCGTTCGGGATCCGGCCATTTCTGCGCCACCCCTTTGGTGCCGCTTACGAGGTGGATGCGGGAATACGGGCGGGGCGAAGTTACATCATGCTGAATCATGATGGTTTTTCCTTTATTGGTTTTAATGGTGGTCGTATTCATGTTGCCGCGGTAGGGCTTGCCCACAAACTGCTTGAAATATGGATCTTTGGCGGCCAGGTCTTTGGCCATCTGTCCCATCTGGAAATCGTTGCTGGACACGGATACCAGCCAGTCCATTTTATCGCCCCGGTTGATGTTCATGCACTGTGCCACCGGACCCAGGCCGTGTGTGGGATACAGGCAACCGTTATGCTCATAATTCTGGCGAAGGCGCCACATATTCTGGTAACCCGTGTCTTTTTTGAAGTTCAGGTCCCGCAGATCATGAATGTATGCTCCCTCGGCATGCACCAGCTCGCCAAACATACCCTGGCGGGCCATGTTGAGGGTCAGCAGCTCGAAGAAATCGTAGCAGCAGTTCTCCAGCATCATACAATGTTTACGGGTGCGTTCGGAGGTTTCCACCAGTTTCCAGCAATCTTCCAGGGTAAGGGCAATGGGCACTTCGGAAGCGGCGTGGCAGCCGTTTTCCATGGCGAAAAGCGCCATGGGTGTGTGGAGGTTCCAGGGCGTCGTAATGTACACCAGGTCCAGCTC
The sequence above is a segment of the Niabella agricola genome. Coding sequences within it:
- a CDS encoding AraC family transcriptional regulator; this encodes MKPQFVDIIFSKAGKIQVKKTVKSRFDGPFHFHHLCELVWVEEGFGTRIIGDSVSNFKKNDLVLMAPNLPHIWRSDAELDFVKSTTIYFDPDFLSHLTDETATLDRFRQMIQKSRRGMLFHGETRKKAVKLLSKITEAEGIEKIISFLRVIDLLTASAEFSALATVLYNNRYDEKDAGRIFTVYQHLLKNFKRDISLKEVADLCHMTTNSFCRFFKSRTNKPFTRFLNELRIGYACELLQDETHSISAICYECGYNTTANFHKFFKQIQHTTPAGYRKWIQEGQTV
- a CDS encoding PDZ domain-containing protein produces the protein MHRKRTAVLLLLILQGLLQTAFAQTKIFVATTGNDRNAGTLHAPLRSLEKALSVAAAGKDAITIFLREGVYYLDKTVTIDAATFEAASLTITGYHNEPVTISAGKPLQLRWEACGNGIYKATVPGGTVFEQLYVNNRLQVLARYPNYDSAARVFQGTSADAISMEKIRQWKNPVGGYVHALHAHEWGGFHYRISGVKQDGSLELEGGWQNNRPASMHPQYRFVENIVEELDAPGEWFLDRSKNELYYYPPKDLRLQAAAVVVAALKNSIVLKGTREEPLRRVRLEGLDFLHNERSFMETREPLVRSDWTIYRGGAVLMEGTEDCIIKNCNFTGLGGNAIMVSNYNKRDTISGCHISWIGANAVSFIGDAKALRSPSFRYEDYVPYDQLDQRPGPLTGNYPQQCVVSDNLLHDLGRIEKQATGVQIEMAAAITVRYNSIYNTPRAGLNIGDGAFGGHLLEHNDVFNTVLETGDHGAFNSWGRDRYWAANRRYMDSIVALHPELILLDARAQTVIRNNRFRCDHGWDIDLDDGSSNYHIYNNVCLNGGIKLREGFYRIVENNIMVNNSFHPHVWFRNSGDVFRRNIVMKKYFPIQIKYWGLAVDSNLFPDATALELAQRNGTDKHSLFGDPLFRNAAQGNYTVAPGSPALKTGFANFPMKFGVQRPALKRIAQQPSFPEINTGDAGTAMAIADFLGGKIKSVEGLGDRSAYGLPDESGVVVMAVGDKSLLARSGLQEKDVIRSADGKSVKNLKDLLDAYSSGNWKGHLPVTIIRNQQLMHLELKTR
- a CDS encoding alpha-L-fucosidase, whose protein sequence is MKKKYLLFCLILASYTIAAQTYQPNWASLNTRKIPEWFGQDKFGIFIHWGLYAVPSYAPVIPNSGESYAEWYWYRLAEKNKNFMPFHTKNYGADFDYPRFEPMFKAELFNPVQWADVFKASGARYVVLTSKHHEGYCLWNSAEADRSWGRSWNAVTGTPRRDLLGDLTSAVKGAGLKMGYYYSLYEWYNPLWQKDRKRYVTEHMLPQLKDLVNKYQPSLIFADGEWDLPDTAWHSPELLAWLFNESPVAKDVVVNDRWGSNTRERNTGATYTTSEYGGGMDASRVWEESQGIGHSYGYNRNEKLTDYKTERELILMLVDIVSRGGNLLLDIGPTADGRIPVIMQQRLTAMGNWLKVNGDAIYGTQAYSRPVQWSAGIIPGKSGKSYMAGYSAAALVAPKKDTAHIELFFTRKGRDLYCMLPDYQPRLRIKDLNVPANTTAVVLANNKEVKVKNAGKDCWIDLSGFKPGELPGELLVIKLKNVL
- a CDS encoding lipocalin family protein; the encoded protein is MQKKQWMKGLVLAALGAAIAAVIKRRTIPKGVKAVAGFEKDRYLGRWFEIARFDFYFEKHLSLVTATYTSRDDGTIEVVNRGFDYYKSKWQQSTGRAKFTGDEHTGSLVVSFFGPFYAGYNVIAIDPGYQYALVCGKSRKYLWLLSRQKTMPAAVKEHYLHIARDFGFPVSRLTWTQQD
- a CDS encoding glycoside hydrolase family 2 protein, producing MKKKIFYLLLAAVMGTSGLNAQWKPVSGKITTSWAEKVNAANPLPEYPRPQLVRNHNWKNLNGLWQYAVIPRSGSNVIPTQFQGNILVPYAIESALSGVGRTVGKDSVLWYNRVIEVPASMRKGKLMLHFGAVDWAAQVYVNGIRVGEHEGGYDPFSIDITAAVKKGARQSVAVRVWDPTDDGPQPAGKQVKNPHGIWYTPVTGIWQTVWLENVPETYIVATRQIPDIDQQQLQVSVKTAGLQPGDEVSVSAWDGTKPVASQTSADGGNMVLRIPDPKLWSPQTPFLYDLKVAIKRKGKTIDEAGSYFGMRKISMTKDANGIQRMMLNNQFLFQYGPLDQGWWPDGLYTAPTDEALKFDVEQTKALGFNMIRKHIKVEPARWYQYCDQLGVLVWQDMPSGDRGGNVWDQYPGFISGLPLDKARTPESEAIHKKEWKAIMDHLYNYPSIVCWVPFNEAWGQFKTKEIVDWTVAYDPSRLVNAASGGNYIKGLPGHIMDLHRYPAPMMPDPEIYGDKQILVLGEFGGLGLPVEGHTWVSSGNWGYQSFKNQTELYNKYEEFINRMPDLIKRGLSAAVYTQTTDVEVETNGLYTYDRKVLKFPKEKMFGLHQQLYNKGLVSP
- a CDS encoding Gfo/Idh/MocA family protein codes for the protein MSNRRSFLKHIAVGTGALAVNLPALAINDDDMQHSYEREKTGARFNMSGYGAPKIDRVRIGFIGQGMRGPGAVQRMSHIDGVEIVAICDLIPERATKSNALVQKTGRPAAKEYSGENGWKDMIRKEELDLVYITTPWNLHTPMALFAMENGCHAASEVPIALTLEDCWKLVETSERTRKHCMMLENCCYDFFELLTLNMARQGMFGELVHAEGAYIHDLRDLNFKKDTGYQNMWRLRQNYEHNGCLYPTHGLGPVAQCMNINRGDKMDWLVSVSSNDFQMGQMAKDLAAKDPYFKQFVGKPYRGNMNTTTIKTNKGKTIMIQHDVTSPRPYSRIHLVSGTKGVAQKWPDPERIAFGHEWISSEELKKLYDQYTPEIVRKIGDLAKQIGGHGGMDFMMDWRLIDCLRNGLPLDQDVYDGVAWSCIFPLSGRSIAKRSSSVDIPDFTRGAWKTNAPVELTLKGGGTTGVVNLEKKDASKQLNVH